Proteins encoded together in one Impatiens glandulifera chromosome 1, dImpGla2.1, whole genome shotgun sequence window:
- the LOC124921017 gene encoding metacaspase-4-like yields the protein MAKKAVLVGCNYPGTKAELKGCVNDVNRMYKYLVDRSGFSKDDITVLIDTNSSYTQPTGRNIRKALDDLIRSVKPGDFLFFHYSGHGTRLPAETGEKDDTGYDECIVPCDMNLITDDDFRDFVNKIPNGCYITMVSDSCHSGGLIDEAKEQIGESTKGGGGKQKPRESEVHQSSSSGGFGFRSFLHETVEDAIESRGFHVPSALRHNRGRHHEEEETNEGGLESGFEGEWGYSKNKSLPISTLIEILKQKTGKDDIDVGKLRPTLFDIFGEDASPKVKKFMKVILNKLQSSGGGGGGSGGSFLGMVGSLAEEFMKQKLDENDDNYAKPAMDTKVGSKQEVYAGSAGTNQSFPDRGVLISGCQTDQTSADASPSGNAKDAYGALSNAIQTILAESGGAVSHRDLVLKARKILKKQGFTQRPGLYCSDDLADAPFIR from the exons atggcTAAGAAAGCTGTGTTGGTCGGATGCAATTATCCGGGAACGAAGGCTGAGTTGAAGGGCTGTGTTAATGATGTAAATCGTATGTACAAATACCTCGTCGATCGCTCTGGTTTCTCTAAAGACGACATTACTGTTCTTATCGACACCAATAGCTCCTACACTCAGCCCACCGGCCGCAATATTCGTAAAGCTCTTGACGATCTCATCCGATCGGTCAAACCTGGGGATTTCCTCTTTTTCCACTACAGTGGCCATGGAACCCGTCTTCCTGCTGAAACCGGCGAAAAAGACGATACTGGCTACGATGAATGCATCGTTCCCTGCGACATGAATCTTATCACGG ATGATGATTTCAGGGATTTTGTAAACAAGATTCCGAATGGTTGTTACATTACAATGGTATCTGATTCTTGTCACAGTGGGGGTTTAATTGACGAAGCTAAAGAGCAGATTGGAGAGAGTACAAAAGGAGGAGGAGGGAAGCAAAAGCCACGGGAAAGTGAAGTTCATCAATCATCATCATCGGGTGGTTTTGGATTCCGTAGTTTCTTGCACGAAACTGTTGAAGATGCAATTGAATCTCGAGGGTTTCATGTCCCTTCAGCTCTGCGCCACAATCGTGGACGCCACCATGAGGAAGAAGAAACAAACGAGGGAGGACTTGAATCGGGTTTTGAAGGGGAATGGGGTTATTCGAAAAACAAATCATTGCCCATTTCAACTTTGATTGAGATACTCAAGCAGAAGACTGGCAAAGATGATATTGATGTGGGTAAGTTAAGGCCAACACTTTTTGATATCTTTGGGGAAGATGCCAGTCCTAAGGTTAAGAAGTTCATGAAGGTGATATTGAACAAACTCCAGAGTAGTGGTGGTGGCGGTGGTGGAAGCGGTGGTAGTTTTTTGGGGATGGTTGGGAGTCTAGCTGAGGAGTTTATGAAGCAAAAACTCGATGAGAATGATGATAACTATGCAAAGCCTGCTATGGATACGAAAGTAGGTAGCAAACAAGAGGTTTATGCTGGATCAGCAGGGACCAACCAGTCATTTCCTGATAGAGGTGTACTAATTAGTGGCTGCCAAACTGATCAAACTTCTGCGGATGCTAGCCCATCTGGAAACGCTAAAGATGCGTATGGGGCTCTAAGCAATGCGATCCAGACTATTTTAGCTGAATCCGGTGGTGCAGTCTCTCACCGCGATCTTGTTCTCAAGGCAAGGAAGATACTCAAGAAACAGGGCTTTACTCAGCGTCCTGGCTTGTATTGCAGCGATGATCTTGCTGATGCTCCTTTCATTCGTTGA